The nucleotide sequence TGCCGCTTTTGACGCTTCCTGGCTTTTACCCCACTAAAAACCCTTGTTAAATCAGCCTTTTGTTGTGATGGCACGGCCCTTGCTGGTGATAGCCCAGTAAGACTTGTACCCGCAGAGGGCCAACCATGAGCATCAGTTTCGACAAGGCACTTGGCATTCACGAAAAAGCGCTCGGCTTTCGCGCTCAGCGCGCTGAAGTGCTGGCCAACAATATCGCCAACGCAGATACGCCCCATTACAAGGCGCGAGATCTGGATTTCAGTGCCGTTCTGGCTGAGCAGGCCAACAAAAATCAAGGTGGCTTCGCAGTTGCCGTGACCAGTAGCCGGCACATTGCCGCCGAAGGGCTGGAAATTGCCGATCCCGGTTTGCGTTTTCGCACTCCGGCGCATGCGGCGCTGGATCAGAACACGGTTGATATGCAGGTGGAGCAGGCGACCTATGCCGAGAACGCCATAGATTTCCAGGCGAGTTTTACTCTGCTCAACAGCAAATTCAAAGGCCTGATGAGCGCCCTGCGCGGCGAATAACAAGGAGCAGCGCCATGTCACTTAGCAGTGTTTTCAATATCGCCGGTAGCGGCATGAGTGCCCAGAGCACGCGCCTGAATACCATTTCCAGCAACATCGCCAACGCCGAGACGGTGTCCTCCAGTGTCGACCAGACCTACCGTGCCCGTCATCCGGTGTTCGCCACTGTGCTGCAGCAGGCCAGCGGTGCGCCAAACGAATCGCTGTTCGCCGATCGGGATCAGGCCGGCGCTGGTGTTCAGGTGTTGGGCGTAGTGGAGGACCAGAGCGAGCTGCAGGCACGTTACGAGCCCAATCATCCCGCGGCGAACGAAGAAGGGTATGTGTATTACCCGAACGTCAATGTAGTGGAAGAGATGGCTGACATGATTTCCGCCAGCCGCTCGTTCCAGACCAACGCCGAGTTGATGAACACGGCCAAGACCATGTTGCAGAAAGTCCTGACCCTGGGTCAGTAATAGCGAGAAATTGCCATGAGCATTACAGGCGGCGTCGGCGGTACCGGTTCGGTAATGGACCAGTATCAGCTCAAGGACAGAGAGGTTAAGAGCAACGATCTGGGCAAGAACGAGTTTCTTGAACTGCTGGTGGCTCAGTTGAACAACCAGAACCCGCTAGAGCCGCAGGAAAACGGCGAGTTCATCGGCCAGCTGGCGCAGTTCAGTACGGTCGAAGGGGTTGAGAAGCTGAACTCCAGCATGGAGACCATTCTTTCTGGCTATCAGTCTTCCCAGGCGCTGCAGGCGTCTTCGCTGGTTGGGCGCAAGGTAATCGTGCCGACCGAAAAGGCCGTGGTGGATACCAGCGAGACCTTTAAGGCGAGCATGATTCTTCCCGTCAGCAGCAGCAACGTCTACGTCAACATCTATGACGAGGCCGGATCGGTGGTCAACCGGATCAACATGGGGCAGCAGGAGGCGGGCAGCATTTCCTTCATGTGGGACGGCAAGGATGCCAGCGGCAATACCGTGCCGCCTGGCACCTACAAGTTCGAGGCCCAGGCCACTTATGACGGCGAAACCAAGGGGCTGTACACCTTGCTGCCGGCCAACGTCGACAGCGTGACCCTGGGGGGCAATGAACTGATGCTCAATCTTGCCGGGCTCGGCAGTGTTCCACTTTCCCAAGTGCAGGTCATCGGCCAATAACCATCGGCCGCAACTATCGGTTTTAAGTGCCGGCAGTTCCGGCAAAGGAGCTCTTCATGTCGTTCAATATTGGCCTTAGCGGCATGCGTGCTGCCAGCAAGGACCTCAACGTCACCGGTAACAATATTGCTAACGCTGGTACCGCAGGTTTCAAACAGTCTCGTGCGGAGTTCGCCGATGTGTACGCGGCCAGCATGGGCGTCGGCAAAAATCCGGTGGGCAGTGGCGTACTGCTGGCGAACGTGTCCCAGCAGTTCAGTCAGGGCAACATTAACTACACCCAGAATGCTCTGGATCTTGCGATCAACGGCAACGGTTTTTTCATCACCAGCAACAACGGTGAAATTAGCTACACCCGAGCCGGATATTTCGGCACGGACCGCGAAGGCTATGTTGTCAACAACTTCGGCAATCGCCTGCAGGGCTATTCAGTGGATGCTGCTGGCAACCTGATCAGAGTGCAGAGCGATCTGCGGATTCAGTCGGGACAGCAGGAGCCGAGGGCCACTTCCTCGGTGGTGCAGACCTACAACCTCAACTCTACTGAGACGCGCCCAGCCAATGCGGCTGTTTTCGACCCCGAGGATCCGCTGTCCTACAACTCTTCCACGTCCACCAATATCTATGATGCGCAGGGCAATCCGCACGTCATGACGCAGTACTTCGTCAAGAGCGCCCCGCCTGCAACCAATGCATGGACCATGCATGTTCTGATCGATGGGGTAAATCCTCGGGATCCTGCATCGACCCAGCCGTTCAGCTACAACGTGAACTTCAATCCGGCGGGGCAGTTCGCCAATCCGGCATTCACTGCGAT is from Pseudomonas saudiphocaensis and encodes:
- the flgD gene encoding flagellar hook assembly protein FlgD; translated protein: MDQYQLKDREVKSNDLGKNEFLELLVAQLNNQNPLEPQENGEFIGQLAQFSTVEGVEKLNSSMETILSGYQSSQALQASSLVGRKVIVPTEKAVVDTSETFKASMILPVSSSNVYVNIYDEAGSVVNRINMGQQEAGSISFMWDGKDASGNTVPPGTYKFEAQATYDGETKGLYTLLPANVDSVTLGGNELMLNLAGLGSVPLSQVQVIGQ
- the flgE gene encoding flagellar hook protein FlgE; the encoded protein is MSFNIGLSGMRAASKDLNVTGNNIANAGTAGFKQSRAEFADVYAASMGVGKNPVGSGVLLANVSQQFSQGNINYTQNALDLAINGNGFFITSNNGEISYTRAGYFGTDREGYVVNNFGNRLQGYSVDAAGNLIRVQSDLRIQSGQQEPRATSSVVQTYNLNSTETRPANAAVFDPEDPLSYNSSTSTNIYDAQGNPHVMTQYFVKSAPPATNAWTMHVLIDGVNPRDPASTQPFSYNVNFNPAGQFANPAFTAISSTPANAALDAPAVTGENGTISFGAADWTPAEPNPAVPGTMVANGAENSAIVFDMRGSSQYASSFGVNSLSQDGYTTGLLAGLEIDDSGMVFARYTNGQSKVQGQVLLANFANVQGLTPSGKTAWTQSFASGEPVIGTPRSSTLGALQSGALEDSNVELSDQLVNLIVAQRNYQANAKTIETESAVTQTLINLR
- the flgB gene encoding flagellar basal body rod protein FlgB, with protein sequence MSISFDKALGIHEKALGFRAQRAEVLANNIANADTPHYKARDLDFSAVLAEQANKNQGGFAVAVTSSRHIAAEGLEIADPGLRFRTPAHAALDQNTVDMQVEQATYAENAIDFQASFTLLNSKFKGLMSALRGE
- the flgC gene encoding flagellar basal body rod protein FlgC, which translates into the protein MSLSSVFNIAGSGMSAQSTRLNTISSNIANAETVSSSVDQTYRARHPVFATVLQQASGAPNESLFADRDQAGAGVQVLGVVEDQSELQARYEPNHPAANEEGYVYYPNVNVVEEMADMISASRSFQTNAELMNTAKTMLQKVLTLGQ